The DNA window TGGAGCTGGGGTTTCCAGTCCCACTGCGCTGCCAAAAATCTCCTAAGTGTGTCTGAGGGGGTGGGGATCCAGACAGGCTATAGTCTCTGGGGCTTGGAGAGAAAGAAACTCCCCCACTCCTGTTGCCAGTCTACCTTATCTGTCTGTTTTTGGTTGGGGAGGATATTTTTTTCAGCCTTGCAGATAACTGTGGAGTTTACCAGCCTGGGCTCCTAGAGACAATTGTGTCCATTTCCAAACTCTGGGACCAAAGTAAAATTTGAAGCACATTCCAGCTTGAGTCTTGTAAGGCCCCGACGACTTTTGCTCTCCTGAAAGCGGGAGACAGATTTCTTAAACATAGCCCTGGGTCTCTTGTTTACATTGGGgattggttgggggggggggaagagaacagTGGGCAGATATGGGCTTCTGCCCTCGGGTCCCTGAGCTGGAGGCCAAATGTCAGGATTCTGAGGGTGAAGGGCAGGTAGGTCACTGCCAAAATGACCagtgtggggaaggggaggtagaCATATCCTATCCCTCCCTCATCTTCTAAGCAAGGCCTAAGTGAAATGTGATTTTTCTGCTTGTGTGTTTGTCTCCCCCATCTACCCATTGCCGAAGCTGCCTTTGTGTTTGTGTCAATAAAGCGCTGTCCCTATAGCCCGTCTCCactgaattgtgtgtgtgtgtgtatgtgtgtgtgtgtgtgtgtgtgtgtgtgtgtgtgtgtgtgtgttttgggtgggggaatgagggtaaGTGACACTGTGGAGGAAGCTGCAATTATTTTGCTACTCATATAGTccatcaaaagcatttattaagcaccaaccatgtgccaggcaccatactaaatgctggggatacaaagagagatgaaagatggaagctcactttctccctccccctgctcccccaCAATCACATTTGAGTACAGTACTGTGAAAACGTAGCAGTGTCAGGTCATATGTTCCATGGCCCAAAGGGGGCTTAATGTTTTAAATGGGGAAAGGCTGGAGAGAAGGGAACGAAGCCTTCTCCCTTAAATACAGACAGAAAATCTGGCATAGTGAGGTACAGGAAGCAGCAGCCTGGGGAGCTTGTGCGGCTGGCTAACCTGACATGGGGGTGAAAAGGGCCAGGCCCTGGGTCCCCGGGGCTACCAACATCAAGGCTTCCACCTCACCCCCACCTCGAGTTGGCTTTTGGAAATGGATTTCGAGGATATCCTGGAGGTCTGGACCATCAAGGACGTCTGGGATGTTAAGCACCAGCACCGAGTTGGGGACTGAGCTAGGACTTATCTGGGAAAGGCAGACATACAGAGGATCAGATGGAGATAGGCCACCCTCCGATGGTGTCACGGTCTCCTGTTCAtccccctttcccccatctcACCTCTATCTCCTGGATCTTCCCGTCAACATAAGGAAAGACTCTCAAAGGAACGTCCAGACCACCGAAGGGCACCATGAAATGGCAGATCTCAGCCAGGCGCTGAGCCActggatgggggcggggggtgggggtggggtggaatgaAGGGGAAGCTCCTGAGATCCCTGAGTTATACAGTGAAGCCCCCACCATTCCCAGACCTCCCTCTCCCTCGCTTACCTTTGTCATCAGTAAAGCCCAGAACAGCAGCCCCAGGTAGCAGCTCCCTGGTCTTCACCTCACCACCTCCATTGGAGGGTTTGCAGAAGAAAAGTTCTAACTTGTCCAATAGATACTCTTCACTCAGCTTCAGGGCAGGGGGCACCCCAGTGACCAGCACCTTTTGGCTGCATAACCAAGTCAGCACCTGGGAATGGGATGGCAGAGAATGGGATCACTGGGCCTGCCGACATCTTAGAGCCTGCCCACCCCGAGCTCTTAGAACCTTGATGGCAGTGGGAATAGGCAACTCCAAGGGCTGGATGCGGACAGGAAGCCGGCATTCCTCCAAGATGATATTATGTTCTCGGCTCTTTAGGAGACCTTTTGGCACTAGAGGACAGACAAGGATGGACGGGGGCAGCACTTCACTATGAGAGGCTAgcctcctccccccacacacacatcctagcccccccccatcccccaaccgATCCAATCCCTCTCCCATGTTCCTCTATCTTCTACCTTCAGGATCCTCAAAGCTAACCAAAGCTGAACTTGCAGGCAGTGGATAATGGACACGGAGATCAGAAACCAGGGTCTCAAGCACTTCCTTTTCCACCTTTGTCTTTCCTTTGAACACTAGTACGACCTGAGGCACTGGGAAGGGGACCtgaagatggggaggagagatgggCAAAAGGGAGTCAGGGTATGACCACCATTCTCTTTCAGCCCAGAGACAGCCACATCCCAAGCAGCGGAAGTCCTTCTCGGTGATCCCTCTGGTGTCTCAAATGCATCTGTGATCTCACCAATTCAAAGAGCTCCTTCCAAACATGTAAATCACAATCCTGCCCATCCAGTGTGACttttgtccatgttttcccaCAAGTTCACCCCTGTGGGTCCACCCCAGTGTCCTGGAGGCTTTTCCTGCTTTCTCCTGACCCCGAGGGGGCTCTAGAAGGGCAGGGTGGCTGTCCACCTATTACATCTACCCTCTTGGGCCACACCACCATTTCTTCTTCTACCCTTGGTATACAACGTTCGATGACTTCTGTTCTTCTTCAGAGCTCCTCATTGGTTCTATGTTGCACCTGCTCCCAAGGGCCTCTCGGTTGTGATTCTCATCTTTTGCAGTGGTGTGCCATGTCTTGGTGTCATAGGGCAACACAAATAAGGTGATAGTACTGAGAAGAAGGGCCTAGGCACAAAGCTCTGCAATGTCCTAAAAGCAATccagcgggggtgggggtggggtgggaggacagctagatggcgcagtagataaaacaatggccttggattcaggaggacctgagttcaaattcagcctcagacacttgacactagctctgtgaccctgggcaagtcacttaacccccattgcccctaaCCCTAACACAATCCAAGccactttcctcctcctcctattcaaGTCTGGGACCAACTCATTGTCCTACAGCTCTTTTGGCCCCACACATTGACCTAAGGTAGGACTAGCTCTCTAGCAAGGGTTCTTATTGTGAAGTCCACAGATCCACAAGGGATCTAGGAATACATTTCAGGGGGTAcctgaacttggatgggaaaataaatgacatCTTTGTATTTAAAtaagaattgttttcctttgtaatcctatgtattttattctgtacctctaaaaatattattctgaggggcagctaggtggcgcagtggatagagcaccggccctggagtcaggaagacctgagttcaaatccgacctcagacacttaacacttactagctgtgtgaccctgggcaagctgcttaaccccaaatgcctcactaaaaataaaaaaatatattaatctgGGAAGGGGCCCATGGGCTTCAACAGACTgccaaggaggagggaagggatgcATGATATGAAAAGGGCTAATAATAGGGTGTCTacccaatcaatcaacatttattaagctcttactatgtgccaggcaccatgcaaCATGTGcatgttgaaatctgggcaaTACACTcatatttaaagaattattttcttatttttttaaataaatgaaataatctaaaTAATGGTAAATAAGTcatagtcacttcaccctctttgcttcggttcctcatctggagaaggaagtggcaaactgttccattatctttgccaagaaaaccccaaatggggttacaaagagtcacaCATAACTAATTGAACAATGAtgaagtggacagagtgccagagtcagaaggacctaagttcaaatctagcctcagacacttactagctgtgtgaccctgggcaagtagcttaaccctgtttgcctcagtttcctcatctgtaaaatgaggcagagaagaaaatgccaaaccacttcagtgtctttgccaagaaaacctcaaaaggggtcacagaaagttggacatgactgaaaacaattaaacacacacacaatttacaaTTCCACAAACGATGCATGAATGTGCCTATCTCCCCACAACCTCCCCAATTTTGACTATtcccatattttgtcatctttgccaatttactaAGGGCATGAGGTGAAACTCCAAGGTTGTTatgatttatttgtatttctcttttaatgatttggagcattcctTTGTATGGCTGCTAATAGTTTCCAACCTTTTGTTTCCCGAggactgtttgttcatatcctctggCCACTTATTTACTAGGAAATGGCTTTCTCCTATTATTCCTATTCTGCATCAGTTGCCTCCAAAGTGGGGTACCCCAGGAGTGCAAGATGATCCATGGAGATGTACAAAGAAAAGAGTAAAGCCCCAAAGACAACTGCACAGCTGTTCAGCAAGCTTGTACATACTTGCCTGTCCCCActgttctccttccttcttcctgtcccAAGGGCAGATTGTGACCCACAGCTGATCCTccccaggcaggcaggcaggcagcagGTCATTCCCTCCTTAATCTCTGTGCatgccttcctccctttcctgtgTCACTGCAGCAGTAGGGCATACCTTCCATGTCCCCTGGCCAGGGCTCTTCATTCTTCTAGGACCCCAGTGAGATGCTGAGGTGACAGACAGACCCCGCTTTTCTCTGAAAGTGGGGACCCTTGCAGGGCCTCACCCTTGGGGAAGGATAGATAGCATGTATGCTCTAGAACTTAGGACAGACCAGGGGAAATGATCTGTGAAATCCTTGGGAAAGGGATTCTCCATGAGCTCAGGCAGCCAGGCTGGGCTGAGATAGGGGAAATGATTCCCCATGCATGTAATTTCCCTTTTGTTTGCTCaggttcttctttctttcctcctacctCCAAAAGAACAAGGAAGACTTGGACCAAATAGGGAAGAGTAGGCATAGACATATCAAAAGTGAGAGTAGGCAACCAGCAAGAGTCAACagtgttcaggggcagctaggtggcacagtggatagagcaccggccctggagtcaggagtacctgagtttaaatctggcctcagacacttgacacttactagctgtgtgaccctgggcaagtcacttaattccaattgcctcactaaaaaaaaaaaaaaagagtcaacagtgtTGGCTACTACTGCCAGTGGGTTTGAGGCTTAAGTAACCAAGCCCAGAATTCTCTAGGATCTGCTTTAGGACCAGATCCACCTAAACCCATTCATCAGCTTGGAAGCAAATAAAGAAGGTCAACCAGCACCAAGACATCAGGGCTTAGTTGGGCATCTTGCCATCTGCTACTACCTCCTTATTCCCAACTGGAAAAAAGACCCTCTGGACCCAGGACCTGACCCCCAAAGAGTAATAATTACCCTCCCATCCCTAACATcagggaaaatggaaatttactAGCCAAACtttagattttgagttggaaggaatgttagacccttccttttacagatgaggaaactgaggcccacaaaggtAAAGTGATCTGTCccgggtcacacggctagtagaTGGCAAAGCTAGGATTTAAGCCATAGTTCAACAATTCCAAAACCACATGAAATCCCTACttgtaaaagaaatataaatcaaagGAATCTTGAGGTCTCACCTCCCACccagcaaattagcaaagatggaGACAGTCACCCAGGCAAGCTAATagattgttggtggagttctgaatgagtacaaccattctggaaatcaatttggaattatgcaaagaaactggctaaaatgtccatatccatTCACTAAGAGATTCTTATTCTAGGCAAGGAAGTCACTGATAAGAAGGAAGTCCTcctatacaccaaaatatttataacagcactttttgtggtagcaaaaaaaacaagaaagaaagtagATACTCATTAAATAGGAAATGGTTAAACGAGTTCCGATGCATGAGTGCAATCGATTATCACCTTACTTTAAAAGACAGATAtggtgaatacagagaagcatgggaaaacttAGATGAAATGATACAGATGGAGGTAAGCTgagcaaagaaaacaatatatacaatgagtACAACAAGGAAAAGAATCACCACCACAAGAAGTGAAAGTAAGCAGGAAAACAAagcccccaaagaagagataagagaagatAATCCCACtgcactcctttgcagaggtgggcaGTCCATGTGTGTGGAATATTGTCTGTACTTTCAGATTTTTTCAATGTCATTAAttggttttgattatttttttctcctttcctctttattctttgttttttgggttttttgggttttttttgcagggcaatgggggttaagtgacttgcccagggtcacacagctagtaagtgtcaagtgtctgaggccagatttgaactcaggcattcctgaatccaaggctggtgctttatccactgcaccacctagctgcccccccccctctttattctttaaaaactattctttgggagcagctaggtggcccagtggataaagcaccagccctggattcaggaggatctgagttcaaatgtgacctcagacacttactagctgtgtgaccctgggcaagtcacttaaccctcattgcctcaccaaaaaaaaaatattctttgtcatatgggatggttctctgggagtagggagggagggaggaagaaacatggacagtcacaaagctagtaagtgaagcTCAGAATTGATGACTTGACTATAGGGCTTCTGATTTCCAGTCTAATGCACCAGGATAGAAGAGCTTCCACCAAGTCACAGAACTTCAGGATCAAAAAGGccctcaggggccatctagtccaacctatgcttgaccaagaatcccttctacaacatacttgacaagtggtcatcaagCCTTTGCCTGAGTAGGGGGAACTCCCTTCTAGGAAGCAATTCATTTCACTTTTAGATAACCCCAATTTTAAGGAAGATTCTCCTTCTTACATTGAGTCTAAATTTCTCTCTTGTCAATTTCCAGtcattgctcctaattctctctttctttttttttggtgaggcagttggagttaggtgacttgcccagggtcacacagctagtaagtgtcaagtgtctgaggatggatttgaactcagatccttctgaacccagggccagtactctatccactgcaccacctagctgcccccctaattctCACATGGCTCCCTCAGCCAGGTAAATTATGTGAACAATTCACTGATTAAATTCCAGGTAGTAAATGCTTAACTACTGTAAGGCATCATGGGAAATATAAAGATTAAAACTAAccccaaggggggcagctagatggcgcagtggatagaacactggctctggagtcaggagtacctgagttcaaatctggcctcagacacttaacacttattagctgcgtgaccctgggcaagtcacttaaccccccaatgccccgaaaagaaaaaaaaaaaaccctaaccccAAGCTACCACAGGGTTCTTGCCTTCGAAGATCTTAGATTCTAATACAGCATAAAAAAGGTATACAAATACACATTGTTATcacaaaatttagaaaaaggtatacaggagaaatcaaagaaagactGGGATAGGAAGgatcacttcttttttctttctttcttttttttttttttttttggtgaggcaattggggttaagtgacttgctcagggtcacacagctagtaagtgtcaagtgtctgaggctgcatttgaactcaggtcttcctgaatccagggccggtgctttatccactgcaccacctagctgcccctatgcgaATTTTTTAGACTGTGGGGGCCCCCACACCCCTAACTCCTCCTATGTGGAAAGGATAACCACACTATGGTCCAAGAAAGATGTTGTAAGAACCCAACCTTTGTGGGCAATAGTGATAATAGAAATGATGGGGATGAGAAAGATTATCAGACATAGAACTGACTGGAtatgagggagaggagaaaagaggaaaaaaagtcccCTTCCCCCCCTGCCTCCCTGTCCCCTGCTGTCTGTTCCCCCCTTTACCTCCTCCTTTTCGGGGACACGTTGTTCTGTCTGGATTTGCTGTAGTTCCTCCTTTCTCCGTTTCAGCCTCTTCTGTTCTTCTTTCAGGGAGCAGAGCTCCTGCTCAGGAAGGGTTGGAGGgagagatgatgatggtgatgaattAACCACTTGCCTTTCCAAAGAATCTGCCtactcaaggaaaaggttccccATCCTGGAAGGTCCCACCTGAAACCCCATCTGTTCCCTCTCCTTCCTGGAGAGAAGGAAGACCCCTGCTGATCACTGGGACTCACCTGAAGCTTCCGTCTCCATAGAATCCCCGCCTGAAGTTTGTGTGTCTCTGCTCCCAAAGTAGTCTCTGGCATCAGTTGGTccttgtcaatcaatcaacaagcagttattgaGTACcaactatccactgagccccaaGCAAGGAGCTTCATAGGATTTAGGAGATATATGAAACATGAtccctcaaggactttataatCCCGTGGTTTCTATCGTGGCAAAATTTACACATAGAACATCAGAGTCGGAGGTGGAATGGACGTtagaggcagtatggcatagtTGATAGATTACTGGATTTGGGCTTTTgaagacgtgggttcaaatcctgcctgtgaccctgggtatgtcacttaacctctctgagattgtttcctcatctgcaaaatgacaagggtaggactagatggtctctttctttctttggtgaggcaattggggctaagtgacttgcccagggtcacacagttagtaagtgtcaagtgtctgaggtcggatttgaactcaggtcctcctgactccagggctggtgctctatccactgacccacctagctgccccagatagtcTCTTTCAGCATtcaatctatgaacctatgatctaatcatcttcattttatagatgaagagaatgAGGACCAAAGATCTTTAATGACTTGCCTGTTACCTAAGTAGTAAGTGGAAATGGTGCTGGTTGATTGGGTCCAACTATTTTGGTAATCGATTTGGAACAATGCACAAAAAATTCTGTAAACTTTgttcatgcctttttttttttttttttttgcggggaaatgggggttaagtgacttgcccagggtcacatagccagtaagtgtcaagtgtctgaggccagatttgaactcaggaactcctgaatccagggccggtgctttatccactgcgccacctagctgccctgttcatgccttttgacctagaaataccactagcAGGCCTATGGCTAAaggagatgagagaaaaaaagaaaagacacatatgtataaaatacttatagcagctttttttttttgaagtggcaaaaaataggaaactaaaggggaatggctgaacaaattatggtaactATTGTATGGAGGCGATACAGGgatgctttcagagaaacctgggaacacTTAtgctatgaactgatgcagaactaggtgagcagaaccaggagaaaaaattctatagtaataataatgatcataTCATAAAGACAAATAACGTTAAACGATTTAAGgctgatcagtgcaatgaccaaccatttTAGAGGTCTGATGATGAAAATTGTTACCCGTCCCCTgacagagagagggatggatTCAATATACAGAATGGAACATACATCTTTGGATGTGTACGagatgggaatttgttttgcctgagtATGCAAATTtattataagggttttgtttttctttaacttgAGAtgatggggaatggggagggagagggagagaaaagaaatgattgtTAATTAGGAAAAGAAACCCAACTAGctttaagaaaatatttgagaCTGGGGAATAGATCAAAATGCAGACAGATTATACTgaattaaaaattaggattgatgtTTCTCGTTGTCGTTAGACTTttttggggaagaaggggagccCAGAGTAACTTTTCTCTTCAGAGGGCGAGGGTGAGGCAGACACCTTCAGACCCTAAGAACAGTGTTATTTGAGACAATGTgagaattggttttctttataggTGAGGTCCAACTCCAAGGGCTCAGtctgtttctcctcttttttGCAAGGAAGCcaaaggggtggtggtggaaaaaAATCAGCCTGATTTCTGATCCCAGCCACAGCATGATCCATTTTCACTCCCCCAATTTGAAGACCATCACCGGACCCACCACTTACCTTATTACATTTCTCATCCATGagcttcttctcttgtcctgCTTAGGGGCAACACAAAGGTTCAGGGTGCCACCTGGAGGTGAAGATTCGGGGTGGGAGGGATGGAGGTGAGGGTGAAGTATATAGGATTAATCCCTCGGTCTCAACACTCTACGGAAACAGTCCGCAGGATCCCCTCGCTCTCCCCAAATCAGTACTTCCACTTTCATTTCTTATAAATACCCTCCCCTCGGTGACCACGCCTCCCTTGTGTTTGGTTTCCTGTACGGAGCCTGTGTTTGGAGCCTGTGCCCAGCTATAAGAAGAACCAACCTTCACTACCCTCGGTCAGCTGGGATTGTCTCCCCATCCCCAGCTATGAGTTAAAGAGTAGGTGAGACCCTGCCTCCCAGGGAAGCCTCACATACATACAGGAATGGTAACCCCTTCACCCACTATTCCAAGTGCCTATtaagcagtcagtcaataagcatttattaagtgcttactgtgtcccagacactgtgcttagtattggggatacaaagaatggcaaaaacagtccctgctctccgagagctcacattctaaagggggagacaagatccctcttaattctggtgctttccctctgttgattatttccaatttattctgcatGTGGATATTTGTATGTAGTTATTTGCATTCTGTCTCCTccagtagagtgtaagctctctgagagcagggactgtcctttgcctttctgctcccagcacttagcccagagGTGGCACATCAGTGTTGATTGCCTACTGGACTATGTAGGAACAatcataacaatagctaacatggATATAATGATTTAAAGCTTTTTTTGCATCTCTCCTtttgttgaaaaaaatcatttagaaaATGGCAGTTAAAAAAGGGATATAGGACAGAAATTAAGAAATGTGAGAGTTGGGGTGGtgcaggggggagggaaaggggagaaagccAGTAAGGACGTAAAGAGGACTAAAAATGCCATAGACAGATTTGATTGAGCACAAAACCTGAGATCCGGAAAAAAGATCTCTCCTCCCCTGGGCCTGCTTTCAACAAATTAAAGTGATGAgtaacattcagaaaaagaactggggagggggtcagccagatggcgcagtggatagagcaccgcccctagaggcaggagtac is part of the Dromiciops gliroides isolate mDroGli1 chromosome 4, mDroGli1.pri, whole genome shotgun sequence genome and encodes:
- the IFI35 gene encoding interferon-induced 35 kDa protein, whose protein sequence is MDEKCNKDQLMPETTLGAETHKLQAGILWRRKLQELCSLKEEQKRLKRRKEELQQIQTEQRVPEKEEVPFPVPQVVLVFKGKTKVEKEVLETLVSDLRVHYPLPASSALVSFEDPEVPKGLLKSREHNIILEECRLPVRIQPLELPIPTAIKVLTWLCSQKVLVTGVPPALKLSEEYLLDKLELFFCKPSNGGGEVKTRELLPGAAVLGFTDDKVAQRLAEICHFMVPFGGLDVPLRVFPYVDGKIQEIEISPSSVPNSVLVLNIPDVLDGPDLQDILEIHFQKPTRGGGEVEALMLVAPGTQGLALFTPMSG